Genomic DNA from Candidatus Koribacter versatilis Ellin345:
CTGGGAACTGTGGAAATTCTAGCACGCGGAGGCTTTGCTTCGAGCCACCGGTTCGTGCCTTAATCCCACTTAAAATCTGCTACTTAGAAGGTTCCCAGAGCCCAACCGTATTGCCGCCGTTGTCCTGGATCCAGGCAAACTTGCCTTCTCCGATGTCCACCGGCGGGACGACCACCTTGCCACCGAGGCCCTTTGCCTTCTCGGCATAGGCCGCGATGTCCTCTACTTCGACGTAGAACAAGGTGTATTGGTGAGGCTCATGTCCGAGAGACATGATGTGCCCGCCGATGCCATGCGCGGCGCCCTTGGGGAGCCCGACATAGTTGGGCTTGCTCTCGTCCATCTCCCAGTCGAAGAGGGATTTGTAGAAGTCGCGGGTGGCAGCCACATCGCGGCAGCCGATTTCGAAATACATGACGGGATGAGGCATGGACTTCTCCTTACTCAATTTTCAGAGTGGCACTGTAACGCAGGCATCGCGAAAGGGAAAGGTTGTCTGCTCGAGTTCATCATGGATTCATCCCGCATTTACGCGGGTGAAGCGACTCTCTGTCAGAATCTGCATCTAAGTTTGTGTGACGGGAAAACGGCTACTGGCGAGAACAGGTTGGGCGATGCTGGCGGGGATGATTGTGTTCCTCATGATCAGCGCCGTGCAGTCGCAGGCCACGCCGATTCGTCCTGACTTGCAGAAGATGATCAAGCAGTCAGAGCAGGGGCGGCAACTGTTCATTCCGGCGCGTGCCGGGTGGGCGGAACCAGCGGCAGCCGCGATAACGGTGAACCCGCTGCTCGAGAGCCTTGGCGGCGAGAAACTCCGCCACGATCTGCGGGACGAATTGGCAACGATCGCTACACCGGATCCGTGGATTGCGCTGGCACTGGTGACGTTGATCCTGTTAATGCGCAAGCTGCGCTCGATTGAAGCACAAAAGAACCGTGCCCGCGCTGCAGGGCTGGTGCTCGAGATGCCGGCACCGGAAGTTCAGCGAGCAGCGTAGCGCTATTAAGTTCGCGGTGGTATGACCGCATCGAAGTTACCGCGTGCAACTGAGCGCGGGTGGAGGGGCCCCTCAGAGTTTGGAGGAGCCTTTTTCCTTTTGCGCGCCAACTTCGCGACGGAGTAGAGTCGCAGCATTATGGCCTCCCTCGGCTACACCTATTCTGAAATTTCTAAGATGATTGACCACTCGCTGCTGAATCCTGCGCAAGGCATAAACCATTGTGTATGCACTCAAAGATGTCGCTTGCCCGACGGCGATGCGAGGTGCACAATTTGTGGCCGCGAGGTTGCAACGTGCGGTTCTTCTTTTCCGCGCTCCTGGTTATTGGCATGGCGCAGGGCTTAGGTGCTCAGCCACCGCAGGATATCCCACATTGTCCCTTCAAAGCCCCGCGTGACGACTGCGCGACAGTCCCAAAAGCGACTTTCACGCCGCAACCGAATTTCTCGGATTACGCGCGGAAGAAGCGGCTCGAGGGAAACGTGATCTTATCGCTCACCGTGCTGTCGGATGGTACGGTTGACGATGTGAAGGTGACGCGCAGCCTGGAGAAGAGCCTTGATGAGCAGGCAATAAAAACGGTCCGAACCTGGAAGTTCGAACCGTCTATGTACCAGGGAAAGCCAATTTCGTACTCGACCGCGGTGGAAGTGAACTTTCGTCTTTACTGACGAACTACACCACTGTCATGCGGCGCGCTTCCATGCCGTCTAACACTTCCCACAAAACCTTTGCGGCTTGTTCGGACGCGGCCAGAGCAGCTTCGCGCTGTTCGGGGTGCGCTTCTAACTCCTGCGCCAGCAGGTCGCCCCACACGCGGGAGTGTTCGACGTCGGCGTACTTGTGCAGGTCGAAGTAGCCGCAGGTTTTGCGGTCGGCCCCGTAACGTTCCTTCAAACCCTTTGACTTTTCTTCCGCCACGCGCGGCACCTGCGACTCGTACGCATAGAACGCGGCAAGCGCTTCGGCGCGGGTGCCGGTGGCGGCGATGTTGCGGAACCAGGCGATCGCGTTGGCGACCGAATCCATTGGCTGCGACGAGCGGACGGTGTCGCAATCCGCACCCATGCCGGCGGCGAAGTCGAGCCAGATGTCGCTGTGAGCACGGCCCGAGATTTCTTCGTCCGCCAAATTGCGAAGGACGGTGCGACGGGTTTCGCCATCTTCCAGACGCGAGTGGAACGCGCTCAGGTACGCGGGAAATGCCGCGACGTGATGGTAGTAATCGCCCGCATAAGCGGCGAGATCTTCACGAGTGAGCGTTCCGG
This window encodes:
- a CDS encoding energy transducer TonB, translated to MRFFFSALLVIGMAQGLGAQPPQDIPHCPFKAPRDDCATVPKATFTPQPNFSDYARKKRLEGNVILSLTVLSDGTVDDVKVTRSLEKSLDEQAIKTVRTWKFEPSMYQGKPISYSTAVEVNFRLY
- a CDS encoding VOC family protein; the protein is MPHPVMYFEIGCRDVAATRDFYKSLFDWEMDESKPNYVGLPKGAAHGIGGHIMSLGHEPHQYTLFYVEVEDIAAYAEKAKGLGGKVVVPPVDIGEGKFAWIQDNGGNTVGLWEPSK
- a CDS encoding CADD family putative folate metabolism protein — encoded protein: METQQLLHELDAHISKYDLLCHPYYKAWSAGTLTREDLAAYAGDYYHHVAAFPAYLSAFHSRLEDGETRRTVLRNLADEEISGRAHSDIWLDFAAGMGADCDTVRSSQPMDSVANAIAWFRNIAATGTRAEALAAFYAYESQVPRVAEEKSKGLKERYGADRKTCGYFDLHKYADVEHSRVWGDLLAQELEAHPEQREAALAASEQAAKVLWEVLDGMEARRMTVV